The sequence CTTAAATGATTTAATGAAAGAAAGAGATAGTTTAAAGGAAAAAAGAGAAGAAAATCAAAAAAATATGAAAGAGACCAAAAAAAATATTAGCAATGTCGGTGAAGAAATAGCAGAGTTGGACAAGCAAATCAATGATGTAAGTAAAAAGTTAGGTGATGCTGAGGAAAATTTAACTAAAATAAATGCCGACATAGGAAAAGTTAAAAAACAATTAGAAAAATCCGAAAAAAACATTTCGGAAAAAACCGATACTTTTAATTCACGGCTTAGGGTGATGTATAAAAATGGTAATGTCGGATATTTGGAAGTTCTCCTTTCTTCGGCAAATATCAGAGATTTTCTTCAAAGAAAGGATATGATTCAGTCTATAGTAAACTATGATAAAAATCTTTTAAAGTATATGAAATCCCAAAGGGACATTATCCAAACAAGTAAAACAAAATTGGAAGCTCAGAGAGCCTCGGCAGAAGTTGTAAAAAATGAGATTAAATCCAATAAAAAAGACTTGGAACTTGCTTCAAGAAGCAAAGGGGATTTTATGAAAGAGTTAAGTTCAAATCTTGAAGCACAGAAGAAATTTGAAGAACAATGTGCGGAAGATGAAAAGAGAATTCAAGAGGAAATAAGCAAAAGGCAAGTAAAGACCGGTCCTTATTCGGGAGGAGTAATGGGTTGGCCTGTTCCTGGCCATTCAAAAATAAATTCTGGATTTGGATATAGGATACACCCTATTTATAATGTGAAAAAATTACATACTGGCATTGATATTCCTGCACCTACCGGGACTAAAGTAGTTGCGGCGGCAGATGGTACCGTTATTTTTGCCGGAAGTCTCGGAGGATATGGAAAGGCCGTAATGATTGATCACGGAGGAGGAATCGTTACTCTTTATGGACATAATTCATCTCTTCTGGTAAGCGAAGGAGAGGAAGTAAAGAAAGGTCAGGGAATTGCAAAGGCGGGAAATACAGGAACTGCAACAGGTTCTCATTGCCATTTTGAAGTTAGAGTAAACGGCAAGTATGTGGATCCTATACCTTATCTTAAGGGAAAATAATCATATAAATGAATTTCAAAAAGGCTTCTTTTAACATGTTGATGTTTCAGCAGAAGCCTTTTTTCATGTGTAAAAGATTATAATAGATTACGTATACTGTAAACATTTTTTGAAAAGTGGAAATGCTAATGGTATAATGTTTACATGAGTTTAATAAAATAGATTACATAATGTTTTATAGATAAGGTGGGAATACAGAATGTCTAAAAAGAAAAAAATTATAGGTATAATCCTCTTATTAGTGGTTACTAATGTGTTGACTTTTATTTTTTCCAATGTTTTATCTTTAACTTATGATAATAAAGTGATTCTTCCGAAGGACGAATACAATCAGTTGAGTGATATGTATAAGAAATATTCCAAGAATTTAGCTTTAGAGGATTTTATCAAAAAAAATTATTTAAAAAATGTAGATGAAGAGACTCTTGCTAACGGAGAATTAAAAGGAATGTTTCAATCTCTAAATGATCCCTATTCTACATATATGACAAAAGATGAGTTTGAAGATTTCACGGAACATACAAAGGGAATATACGGAGGAATAGGGGTAATAGTTACTCCGGGGGATGATAATTTAATTACAGTTGTGTCTCCTATAGATGGAACTCCGGGAGAAAAAGCAGGAATCAAAACGGGAGATAAAATAACTAAAGTAAATGGAAAAGAGTTTAATGCAGATACTATGGATCAAGCAGTAAAAGTTATGAAAGGAGATCCCGGAACAAAAGTAAATATAACGATAGTCAGAAAGGATAAAGAAGGAAACAACAAGGAAATGGATATAACTATAGTAAGAGAGGAAATAAGGCTTCAAACGGTAAGCTCGGATATTATCGAAGGCAATATAGGGTATATAAATATAACAAGTTTTGATGATTTGACTTATAAGGATTTTAAGAAAGAAATTAATGGTCTAATGGATAAAAATATTAAGGGGATAATATTGGACTTAAGAAATAATCCGGGAGGACTATTGGATGTATGTGTAGATATTGCAGACGAATTCTTAGATAAAGGTATTGTAGTATATACGCAAACTCGAGACGGGCAGAAAGAATATTTAAGATCTGATAATGATAAAATAGATCTTCCTTTGGTAGTTCTTGTTAATAAGGGAAGTGCCAGTGCATCTGAGATATTAGCCGGGGCTATAAAGGACAGAGGAAGAGGAACCTTAGTCGGAACAACTACTTTTGGGAAAGGGATAGTTCAGCGGATAAAACAACTTTCAGATGGCTCGGGATTTAAGCTAACAGTATCTCAGTATTTTACTCCGAAGGGAATTAACATTCATGGAGTGGGAATAAAACCTAATGTAGAAGTTGAACTTCCGGAGAATGTGGAAACGATAGGTGTGGAAAATTTGAAAAATGATACTCAGCTTCAAAAGGGATTAGAGATATTAAAGGGAAAAATAAATCAGTAGATGGTGTCAATAGGGGAGTTGCATATGTTTGAGCTGAAAGAAATATTTAAGTCTTCTTTATATACTGTACTTTCTTCTGTGAAATTACCGTTATATTGGATAGTTATAATAATAATATTTTTTCAGTATTATAAACAAAACAAAATAGAAAAAACAATATTAAAACAGTCTAAGCAGCCGTTATTTTTAAAAGTAGTATCATCGGCTGCTTTTGGCCTCTTTGGAGGAATCATAGGAAGCGTCATAATTATTCTTTTGAGGATTACTTTGAATCCTAAGGATTTTGAGATGATATTTTTGTTGGCATTGGTCCTTGCATTATTTCATCCAAGATTTTTATGTTTTTCTTATGGAGGAGGAATTATTTCTCTTATAAGTCTTATATTTGGATATCCTCATATCAACGTTGAAAATGTACTATCAATAGTTGCCGTTTTGCATATGGTAGAAAGTGTTTTAGTAATACTTGACGGGCAAAGTTCGAAGATTCCTATATTTATGGAAAGAAATGATCAGATAGTGGGAGGATTTTCAATGAGCAGATTTTGGCCGGTACCTTTCTCGGTATTTGTCAATGGATATGGAAATTTTCCTCTTATTACAATTGCGGCTTTGGGGTACGGAGATTATGCTTTAACGAAATATCCGTCTCAAAAGGTAAAAGAAACGGCAGGGCGGCTTTTCCTTTTCAGCTTTATTTTGCTTTTTCTTTCTCAAATATCTAAGAACAGTTTGCTGTTTAAATATATAGGTTCTGTTTTTTCTTTTTCTGCCCATGAATTTATAATCCAATGGGGAAGAAGAGAGGAAAGTAGGGGAATACCTATATTTAAGCCTTCCGAATTTGGAATAAAAATTTTATATGCTCTTCCTAAGGGAATAGGAAAAAAGATGAAGTTGAAAACCGGAGATGTTATTATTTCAATCAACGGCCATAAGATTTTATCAAGGGATGATTTAACCAGAGTTATGAGCCTATGTCCTAACTATATCCGGATGGAAGTATTTGATAGAAAAAGAGGAGTTGTTGTTAAAGAGTATAAGGATTATAAAAATCGAATAAAAAATCTGGGTATTTTTATCATACCTAAGGATCCGGAGTATGCCTTTGTGATGGAGGAGGGAGAACCCAGGATCAAAAAAATCATAAAAAAACTTATATTAAAAGAGAAAGAGAGAGAATATCTTAGAAGATAATTAGAGATGTATTTAAAAAGAGGCTTATTAGGCCTCTTTAATTTAATCCTATGTTGGATTTATTGAAATTGATAGAATATATGATATTCCTTTTGGATTCATTTATTGAAGGACTTAAATTTAAATATCCGGTATTTTGATTACTGTCATAGAATAAGTTATCTCCTACTATTTTGGCTATGGAAGTTTCGGAATAGTTATCCATATCCAATTTTACAAGAGTATAATCGTTATTATAAGTGTTTCTTGTTATAAGTACCAAATCGCTATTGTTGATCAGTAAATAATTTTTAATATCCAGCTGATCTTCCACAATCTTTGAATCCTTATTTAATGTGTAAGAACATAATATGTTGTTATCATTCTTCTGAATATTTTTTAAGTAAAGCACATCTTCTTTACCGGCAAAGTTGATGTTAAATCCCTCATCTATTTTTTTAAGATCTGATCCTTCTTTTGTAATGTAAATATTTTTGTTTAAATCTTTATCATCAAATTCCGTAAAGACAAAATATTCTCCGTTAAAATCGAAGCTTGATACATTTTTATTTATGGAAAACAGCCCTTCTGTTTTTCCCACATTCAATGTATACTTTGAAAATAGCGATGATTTTTCGGAACTGTTATTTACGAAGTAGAGGTGATTTTTATCTGCCCATTTCATCAGCCAAATGTGATACTGACCTGACGGAGTTATATTTTTTGATGATTTGTCATTTATATTGATTAAGTATATACTTGAATTTTCATTATGGTTTTCAATTAAGGACAGATTTTTATAATCCGGACTAAATTTAGCATCATATATTAAATTGGTTGTAGAAAAAATTTTTTCCTTTTCTTTAGTCTTAATATTATATAACCAAAGAATTTCATATTTTCTTTTGTCAATTAAAACTTCCTGCTTATAAAGAAGATATTTATTTTGGCTATAGTCAACAACAATTCCATCATCTATATAATCAGATATTACGTTTTTTTCAGAAGAAATTATTTCCCCTGTATCGGCATTTGCTTTAACTTTTAAATTTACAAGGGGAAGTTTGGAATTTTCTTTGTCAAAGATACTGTTAAAGGTTATGGACCATATATAATCATCTTTATATCTTAAAAGATTTACATCGGGTATTGTATTAGGCGATATTTTAAATTGAGAATATATTTTGTTTAATATTTGGGTTTTGCCAACAGCTATATTAATGGGTGTGTAATTTTCATTTATTATGTTGAATTTTAAAGTATCCAATTTCTCAGATACATTTTTATCAAAGGATAGTAGTATTTGTGGTATTGACAGTTGAATTTTATCTTCTTCCAAAAGACGGTTAATATATATATTTACTTCGTTATCTACTTTTGTTATTTTATCGATTGTTACTCCCGAACACTCTACTAAACCCAATGAAACCAATACCGTATTATCGTTATTTTTTTTCGTTATTTCTACGTTAGGTTCTATTGATTGATAACCCTTTGAAAGAACAATATGTTCTATTTTATATCCTATAGGTTCTTCTTCATTTTTTTTGGAAGTTTTAGATTGAGAATTATTTGTATTATTACAGCCGACAAGCATAATCCAAATAATCGCTGTAAATATGAATAAAGATATTTTTTTCATATCATATCCTCCTTATATATCAGTTTATAATATTAATTGCATAATATCAACTTTCTTTTTTCAAAAAATAAAAAATCTATTTATTTTTTATATGATATATATTATAATAGTATTATTGCATACGAACATGCGTTCAATGAGAGGTGATAAGTATGGGTAAATTTAAAATAAGATCGGATTTTAAACTTGAAGGAGATCAACTAAGGGCGGTAAATCAGATTTCCAAGGGAATTATAGATGGAACAAAATATCAGACTCTTTTGGGAGTTACCGGTTCGGGAAAGACTTTTACTATGGCCAATATCATTGAAAGAGTTCAAAAGCCTACTTTGATAATTGCACATAATAAAACCTTGGCATATCAACTTGCTAGTGAATTCAGAGAGTTCTTTCCGGATAGTGCGGTAGAATATTTTGTAAGCTATTATGATTATTATCAACCGGAAGCTTATGTGCCTCAGACGGATACTTATATTGAGAAGGATGCATCCATCAATGATGAAATAGATAAATTAAGACATTCAGCCACTGCAGCTTTATTTGAAAGAAGAGATGTGATAATTGTTGCCAGTGTATCATGTATTTATGGATTGGGAGATCCTATAGATTATGAAAATCTTGTTGTTTCTTTAAGGCCGGGAATGGTAAAGGATAGAGATGAAATAATCAAGAAGTTGGTAGATATACAATATATAAGAAATGACATTAATTTTACAAGAGGGACATTTAGAGTGAGAGGGGATGTTTTGGAAATATTCCCCGCATCATCCAGTGAACATACTATAAGAGTAGAATTCTTCGGAGATGAAATTGACAGAATAGTGGAGGTAAATTATATTACAGGAGAAATTATAGGATTGAGGTCCCATGTATCAATATTTCCGGCATCTCATTTTGCCACTTCGGAAGATAAAGTAAAATCTGCGATTATAAGGATTCAAAATGAGCTGGAGACAAGGCTTAAAGAACTCAGGAGT is a genomic window of Acidilutibacter cellobiosedens containing:
- a CDS encoding murein hydrolase activator EnvC family protein; the protein is MKKRIIAILLIGIFLFSCSVSGAEKSLNDLMKERDSLKEKREENQKNMKETKKNISNVGEEIAELDKQINDVSKKLGDAEENLTKINADIGKVKKQLEKSEKNISEKTDTFNSRLRVMYKNGNVGYLEVLLSSANIRDFLQRKDMIQSIVNYDKNLLKYMKSQRDIIQTSKTKLEAQRASAEVVKNEIKSNKKDLELASRSKGDFMKELSSNLEAQKKFEEQCAEDEKRIQEEISKRQVKTGPYSGGVMGWPVPGHSKINSGFGYRIHPIYNVKKLHTGIDIPAPTGTKVVAAADGTVIFAGSLGGYGKAVMIDHGGGIVTLYGHNSSLLVSEGEEVKKGQGIAKAGNTGTATGSHCHFEVRVNGKYVDPIPYLKGK
- a CDS encoding S41 family peptidase — protein: MSKKKKIIGIILLLVVTNVLTFIFSNVLSLTYDNKVILPKDEYNQLSDMYKKYSKNLALEDFIKKNYLKNVDEETLANGELKGMFQSLNDPYSTYMTKDEFEDFTEHTKGIYGGIGVIVTPGDDNLITVVSPIDGTPGEKAGIKTGDKITKVNGKEFNADTMDQAVKVMKGDPGTKVNITIVRKDKEGNNKEMDITIVREEIRLQTVSSDIIEGNIGYINITSFDDLTYKDFKKEINGLMDKNIKGIILDLRNNPGGLLDVCVDIADEFLDKGIVVYTQTRDGQKEYLRSDNDKIDLPLVVLVNKGSASASEILAGAIKDRGRGTLVGTTTFGKGIVQRIKQLSDGSGFKLTVSQYFTPKGINIHGVGIKPNVEVELPENVETIGVENLKNDTQLQKGLEILKGKINQ
- a CDS encoding PDZ domain-containing protein, with translation MFELKEIFKSSLYTVLSSVKLPLYWIVIIIIFFQYYKQNKIEKTILKQSKQPLFLKVVSSAAFGLFGGIIGSVIIILLRITLNPKDFEMIFLLALVLALFHPRFLCFSYGGGIISLISLIFGYPHINVENVLSIVAVLHMVESVLVILDGQSSKIPIFMERNDQIVGGFSMSRFWPVPFSVFVNGYGNFPLITIAALGYGDYALTKYPSQKVKETAGRLFLFSFILLFLSQISKNSLLFKYIGSVFSFSAHEFIIQWGRREESRGIPIFKPSEFGIKILYALPKGIGKKMKLKTGDVIISINGHKILSRDDLTRVMSLCPNYIRMEVFDRKRGVVVKEYKDYKNRIKNLGIFIIPKDPEYAFVMEEGEPRIKKIIKKLILKEKEREYLRR
- a CDS encoding TolB family protein, which translates into the protein MKKISLFIFTAIIWIMLVGCNNTNNSQSKTSKKNEEEPIGYKIEHIVLSKGYQSIEPNVEITKKNNDNTVLVSLGLVECSGVTIDKITKVDNEVNIYINRLLEEDKIQLSIPQILLSFDKNVSEKLDTLKFNIINENYTPINIAVGKTQILNKIYSQFKISPNTIPDVNLLRYKDDYIWSITFNSIFDKENSKLPLVNLKVKANADTGEIISSEKNVISDYIDDGIVVDYSQNKYLLYKQEVLIDKRKYEILWLYNIKTKEKEKIFSTTNLIYDAKFSPDYKNLSLIENHNENSSIYLININDKSSKNITPSGQYHIWLMKWADKNHLYFVNNSSEKSSLFSKYTLNVGKTEGLFSINKNVSSFDFNGEYFVFTEFDDKDLNKNIYITKEGSDLKKIDEGFNINFAGKEDVLYLKNIQKNDNNILCSYTLNKDSKIVEDQLDIKNYLLINNSDLVLITRNTYNNDYTLVKLDMDNYSETSIAKIVGDNLFYDSNQNTGYLNLSPSINESKRNIIYSINFNKSNIGLN